A genomic region of Prionailurus bengalensis isolate Pbe53 chromosome D1, Fcat_Pben_1.1_paternal_pri, whole genome shotgun sequence contains the following coding sequences:
- the PLAAT4 gene encoding phospholipase A and acyltransferase 4: MGCSPRPSSSPRPFSVSVSASPAAPRDVSPTPGDLLGASFSIICSVLRRELLRDVVGRSRYGVNNHLDHKYKPRPVNVIICSAKKKIGEEMEYSLLGKNCEHFVTDLRYGVPHSRQAEHTLIGGGVSLGLGILGMVGYSLVKT, encoded by the exons ATGGGGTGCTCCCCTCGGCCTTCTTCCTCGCCCCGCCCCTTCTCGGTCTCGGTCTCGGCTTCTCCAGCGGCTCCCCGTGACGTGTCTCCGACTCCGGGTGACCTCCTGGGGGCCAGCTTCTCCATCATCTGCTCCGTTCTGAGACGAGAGCTCCTGCGGGACGTGGTGGGGCGCTCCCGCTATGGGGTCAACAACCACTTGGACCACAAGTACAAACCGCGGCCTGTGAACGTGATCATCTGTTCTGCGAAGAAGAAGATTGGTGAGGAGATGGAGTACAGTCTTCTGGGCAAGAACTGTGAGCATTTTGTCACCGATCTGAGATACGGTGTGCCCCACAGCAGGCAG GCGGAACATACCCTGATTGGAGGAGGGGTGTCCCTGGGACTCGGCATTCTAGGCATGGTTGGCTACTCGCTTGTGAAGACATGA